A region from the Capra hircus breed San Clemente chromosome 9, ASM170441v1, whole genome shotgun sequence genome encodes:
- the VGLL2 gene encoding transcription cofactor vestigial-like protein 2 isoform X1, with the protein MSCLDVMYQVYGPPQPYFAAAYTPYHQKLAYYSKMQEAQECNASPSNSSGSGSSSFSSQTPASIKEEEGSLEKERPPEAEYINSRCVLFTYFQGDISSVVDEHFSRALSQPSSYSPSCTSSKAPRSSGPWRDGSYPMSQRSFPASFWNSAYQTPVPAPLGSPLAAAHSELPFAAAAAAADPYSPAALHGHLHQGTAEPWHHAHPHHAHPHHPYALGGALGAQAAAYPRPTAVHEVYAPHFDPRYGPLLMPAASGRPARLAPAPAPAPGSPPCELSAKGEPASAAWAAPGGPFASPAGDVPGGLGLSMDSGKRERGCGIPGPLLPCAPNWAEPGSPFSSPWRPQ; encoded by the exons AAACTAGCCTATTATTCCAAAATGCAAGAAGCCCAGGAGTGCAACGCCAGCCCCAGCAACAGCAGCGGCAGTGGCAGCTCCTCCTTCTCCAGCCAAACTCCGGCTagtataaaagaagaagaaggcagCCTGGAGAAAGAGCGCCCACCAGAGGCGGAGTACATCAACTCCCGCTGCGTCCTTTTCACCTATTTCCAGGGAGACATCAGCTCCGTTGTAGACGAGCACTTCAGCAGGGCCCTGAGCCAGCCTAGCAGCTATTCCCCAAGCTGTACAAGCAGCAAAGCCCCGCGGAGCTCCGGGCCCTGGCGGG ACGGCTCCTACCCCATGAGCCAGCGCAGCTTCCCCGCCTCCTTCTGGAACAGCGCTTACCAGACGCCGGTGCCCGCACCGCTGGGCAGCCCACTGGCCGCAGCGCACTCGGAGCTGCccttcgccgccgccgccgccgccgccgacccCTACTCGCCGGCCGCGCTGCACGGCCACCTGCACcagggcacggctgagccctggcaCCACGCGCACCCGCACCACGCGCACCCGCACCATCCGTACGCGCTGGGCGGCGCCCTCGGAGCCCAAGCCGCCGCCTACCCGCGGCCCACCGCCGTGCACGAGGTCTACGCGCCGCACTTCGACCCGCGCTACGGGCCGCTGCTGATGCCCGCCGCCTCCGGGCGTCCGGCCCGCCTCGcgcccgccccggcccccgcGCCCGGCAGCCCGCCCTGCGAGCTCTCCGCCAAGGGCGAGCCGGCCAGCGCCGCGTGGGCCGCGCCCGGGGGACCCTTCGCGAGCCCCGCGGGGGACGTGCCCGGGGGTCTGGGCCTCAGCATGGACTCAGGTAAGCGGGAGAGGGGATGTGGCATCCCCGGGCCCCTCCTGCCCTGTGCCCCAAACTGGGCTGAGCCGGGGAGCCCGTTTAGTTCTCCTTGGAGACCCCAGTGA
- the VGLL2 gene encoding transcription cofactor vestigial-like protein 2 isoform X2, producing MSCLDVMYQVYGPPQPYFAAAYTPYHQKLAYYSKMQEAQECNASPSNSSGSGSSSFSSQTPASIKEEEGSLEKERPPEAEYINSRCVLFTYFQGDISSVVDEHFSRALSQPSSYSPSCTSSKAPRSSGPWRDGSYPMSQRSFPASFWNSAYQTPVPAPLGSPLAAAHSELPFAAAAAAADPYSPAALHGHLHQGTAEPWHHAHPHHAHPHHPYALGGALGAQAAAYPRPTAVHEVYAPHFDPRYGPLLMPAASGRPARLAPAPAPAPGSPPCELSAKGEPASAAWAAPGGPFASPAGDVPGGLGLSMDSGLQPQDKSKDLYWF from the exons AAACTAGCCTATTATTCCAAAATGCAAGAAGCCCAGGAGTGCAACGCCAGCCCCAGCAACAGCAGCGGCAGTGGCAGCTCCTCCTTCTCCAGCCAAACTCCGGCTagtataaaagaagaagaaggcagCCTGGAGAAAGAGCGCCCACCAGAGGCGGAGTACATCAACTCCCGCTGCGTCCTTTTCACCTATTTCCAGGGAGACATCAGCTCCGTTGTAGACGAGCACTTCAGCAGGGCCCTGAGCCAGCCTAGCAGCTATTCCCCAAGCTGTACAAGCAGCAAAGCCCCGCGGAGCTCCGGGCCCTGGCGGG ACGGCTCCTACCCCATGAGCCAGCGCAGCTTCCCCGCCTCCTTCTGGAACAGCGCTTACCAGACGCCGGTGCCCGCACCGCTGGGCAGCCCACTGGCCGCAGCGCACTCGGAGCTGCccttcgccgccgccgccgccgccgccgacccCTACTCGCCGGCCGCGCTGCACGGCCACCTGCACcagggcacggctgagccctggcaCCACGCGCACCCGCACCACGCGCACCCGCACCATCCGTACGCGCTGGGCGGCGCCCTCGGAGCCCAAGCCGCCGCCTACCCGCGGCCCACCGCCGTGCACGAGGTCTACGCGCCGCACTTCGACCCGCGCTACGGGCCGCTGCTGATGCCCGCCGCCTCCGGGCGTCCGGCCCGCCTCGcgcccgccccggcccccgcGCCCGGCAGCCCGCCCTGCGAGCTCTCCGCCAAGGGCGAGCCGGCCAGCGCCGCGTGGGCCGCGCCCGGGGGACCCTTCGCGAGCCCCGCGGGGGACGTGCCCGGGGGTCTGGGCCTCAGCATGGACTCAG gTTTGCAGCCTCAGGACAAAAGCAAGGATCTGTACTGGTTTTAG
- the VGLL2 gene encoding transcription cofactor vestigial-like protein 2 isoform X3, with protein sequence MSCLDVMYQVYGPPQPYFAAAYTPYHQKLAYYSKMQEAQECNASPSNSSGSGSSSFSSQTPASIKEEEGSLEKERPPEAEYINSRCVLFTYFQGDISSVVDEHFSRALSQPSSYSPSCTSSKAPRSSGPWRDGSYPMSQRSFPASFWNSAYQTPVPAPLGSPLAAAHSELPFAAAAAAADPYSPAALHGHLHQGTAEPWHHAHPHHAHPHHPYALGGALGAQAAAYPRPTAVHEVYAPHFDPRYGPLLMPAASGRPARLAPAPAPAPGSPPCELSAKGEPASAAWAAPGGPFASPAGDVPGGLGLSMDSARRYSLCGASLLS encoded by the exons AAACTAGCCTATTATTCCAAAATGCAAGAAGCCCAGGAGTGCAACGCCAGCCCCAGCAACAGCAGCGGCAGTGGCAGCTCCTCCTTCTCCAGCCAAACTCCGGCTagtataaaagaagaagaaggcagCCTGGAGAAAGAGCGCCCACCAGAGGCGGAGTACATCAACTCCCGCTGCGTCCTTTTCACCTATTTCCAGGGAGACATCAGCTCCGTTGTAGACGAGCACTTCAGCAGGGCCCTGAGCCAGCCTAGCAGCTATTCCCCAAGCTGTACAAGCAGCAAAGCCCCGCGGAGCTCCGGGCCCTGGCGGG ACGGCTCCTACCCCATGAGCCAGCGCAGCTTCCCCGCCTCCTTCTGGAACAGCGCTTACCAGACGCCGGTGCCCGCACCGCTGGGCAGCCCACTGGCCGCAGCGCACTCGGAGCTGCccttcgccgccgccgccgccgccgccgacccCTACTCGCCGGCCGCGCTGCACGGCCACCTGCACcagggcacggctgagccctggcaCCACGCGCACCCGCACCACGCGCACCCGCACCATCCGTACGCGCTGGGCGGCGCCCTCGGAGCCCAAGCCGCCGCCTACCCGCGGCCCACCGCCGTGCACGAGGTCTACGCGCCGCACTTCGACCCGCGCTACGGGCCGCTGCTGATGCCCGCCGCCTCCGGGCGTCCGGCCCGCCTCGcgcccgccccggcccccgcGCCCGGCAGCCCGCCCTGCGAGCTCTCCGCCAAGGGCGAGCCGGCCAGCGCCGCGTGGGCCGCGCCCGGGGGACCCTTCGCGAGCCCCGCGGGGGACGTGCCCGGGGGTCTGGGCCTCAGCATGGACTCAG CTCGTCGTTACTCCCTCTGTGGTGCATCCCTCCTGAGCTGA